A window from Sinorhizobium fredii encodes these proteins:
- the pcsA gene encoding phosphatidylcholine synthase → MKFFNYRRVPYAEIRAFSVHILTASGSFLAFLGVVAAAEHRFIDMFWWLGLALLVDGIDGPIARKVQVKEVLPNWSGDTLDNVIDYVTYVLLPAFALYQSGMIGEPWSFAAAGAIVVSSAIYYADMGMKTDEYFFSGFPVVWNMVVFTLFVIQASEVTASIVVFLSVVLTFLPINFLHPVRVKRLRPLNLGVFLVWSVLGMYALLLHFETPPWVVLGVVATGIYLYVIGFVLQIFPNLGRV, encoded by the coding sequence ATGAAATTCTTCAACTACAGACGCGTTCCCTACGCTGAAATCCGCGCCTTTTCCGTGCATATCCTCACGGCGTCCGGCTCCTTCCTGGCCTTTCTCGGCGTCGTGGCGGCTGCGGAGCATCGTTTCATCGACATGTTCTGGTGGCTGGGGCTGGCGCTGCTCGTCGACGGCATCGACGGCCCGATCGCGCGCAAGGTGCAGGTCAAGGAAGTTCTGCCGAACTGGTCGGGCGATACCCTCGACAACGTCATCGACTACGTTACCTATGTGCTGCTTCCCGCCTTCGCGCTTTACCAGAGCGGCATGATCGGCGAACCCTGGTCCTTCGCGGCAGCCGGCGCCATCGTCGTGTCGAGCGCCATCTACTATGCCGATATGGGCATGAAGACGGATGAGTATTTCTTCTCCGGGTTCCCGGTGGTCTGGAACATGGTCGTCTTCACGCTGTTTGTCATCCAGGCGAGCGAAGTCACTGCATCGATTGTTGTTTTCCTTTCCGTCGTGCTGACCTTTTTGCCCATCAACTTCCTGCATCCGGTGCGGGTGAAAAGGTTGCGACCGCTCAATCTCGGCGTCTTCCTCGTCTGGTCGGTGCTCGGCATGTACGCCTTGCTGCTGCATTTCGAGACGCCGCCCTGGGTGGTCCTTGGCGTGGTG
- a CDS encoding UbiH/UbiF family hydroxylase — protein sequence MQHYDIAIIGAGLAGSLAAIALARDGHRVALVGPRPVIADGRTTALMDQSIEYLKGLRLWDEVEPLTTPLVAIHIIDGTRRLLRAPPVNFRAAEVGLDAFGYNTPNAPFLEILERHEASLATLERITASAMTFDIGEVEARIGLEDGRTIAADLVVGADGRRSAVREAAGIETFTWSYPQTAVVLNFGHELSHQEISTEFHTESGPFTQVPLPGNRSSLVWVQRPRDAEETLKLPRDALSRTIEDRMQSILGKVTAEGAPQSFPLSGMTARRFGKGRTALVGEAAHAFPPIGAQGLNLSLRDVMTLVELVGRPAGGQLTADIGDRFDGRRRMDIVSRTASVDLLNRSLLSDFLPIQALRAVGLQFIASAGPLRGLLMREGIHPGSALRSLKESLWEKVGRQRA from the coding sequence ATGCAACATTATGACATCGCCATCATCGGCGCAGGACTTGCCGGCTCGCTCGCGGCGATCGCACTCGCCCGCGACGGCCACCGGGTGGCGCTTGTTGGGCCGAGACCGGTGATCGCCGACGGACGTACCACGGCCCTAATGGACCAATCGATCGAGTACCTCAAGGGACTTCGCCTGTGGGACGAGGTCGAACCGCTGACGACGCCGCTCGTCGCCATTCACATCATCGACGGAACCAGGCGGCTCCTGCGCGCACCGCCGGTCAATTTCCGTGCTGCCGAGGTCGGGCTCGACGCCTTCGGCTACAACACTCCAAATGCCCCTTTCCTCGAAATCCTGGAGAGGCACGAAGCGAGCCTGGCCACGCTCGAGCGGATAACCGCCTCAGCCATGACCTTCGACATCGGCGAAGTCGAAGCGCGGATCGGCCTCGAGGACGGGCGAACGATTGCCGCGGATCTTGTCGTCGGCGCCGATGGCCGGCGCTCTGCGGTTCGCGAGGCGGCGGGCATAGAGACCTTCACCTGGTCCTATCCGCAAACTGCGGTGGTGCTGAACTTCGGCCATGAGCTTTCGCACCAGGAGATATCGACGGAGTTCCACACCGAAAGCGGACCGTTCACACAGGTGCCGCTGCCGGGCAACCGCTCGAGCCTCGTCTGGGTCCAAAGGCCGCGCGACGCGGAGGAGACCCTGAAACTTCCGAGGGATGCCCTGTCGCGCACCATCGAGGACCGTATGCAGTCAATTCTCGGGAAAGTGACGGCCGAAGGGGCGCCGCAATCCTTTCCGCTCTCCGGCATGACCGCCCGCCGCTTCGGCAAGGGACGCACCGCACTTGTCGGCGAAGCCGCACATGCCTTCCCGCCGATCGGCGCCCAGGGGCTCAATCTCAGTCTCCGGGACGTGATGACGCTGGTCGAACTCGTCGGCCGCCCAGCCGGCGGGCAACTGACGGCAGATATCGGAGACCGATTCGACGGCCGCCGGCGCATGGACATCGTCAGCCGAACCGCAAGCGTCGACCTGCTCAACCGATCGCTGCTCTCGGATTTCCTGCCCATCCAGGCGCTCAGGGCGGTGGGCCTGCAATTCATCGCCTCGGCCGGTCCGCTCCGCGGCCTCTTGATGCGCGAAGGCATCCATCCGGGCAGCGCGCTGCGCTCGCTCAAGGAAAGCTTATGGGAAAAGGTCGGCCGGCAGCGCGCCTGA
- a CDS encoding AEC family transporter: MADIAGLVLPFFGLIFLGYLTARFVEHPGEAMGWLNTFIVYLALPALFFKLVSRTPVEELTRADFILTSVGTTYVVFVLIFIIGVFLRRSTIAGATIQGFAGAYGNIGYMGPGLALLAFGEAAAVPVALIFCFENAAHFTVAPAMMAFAGGRRQKPVSLVLGIARRIVLHPFILSTFAGVAAAFLAIEPPAPLQRLIDYLAQAAAPCALFAMGVTLALRPLKRIPVEIGYIVPAKLVLHPVLMYLALSLAGSYDPVWMQTAVLLAALPTATNVFVIGHQYGIWQERASATILITTLFSVATVTGLLYLIRSGALPADLFP; the protein is encoded by the coding sequence ATGGCGGACATTGCGGGCCTGGTGCTGCCGTTCTTCGGGCTCATCTTCCTCGGCTATCTGACGGCGCGCTTCGTCGAGCACCCCGGCGAGGCGATGGGCTGGCTGAACACCTTTATCGTCTATCTGGCGCTGCCGGCCCTCTTCTTCAAACTTGTGTCGCGCACGCCCGTGGAAGAGCTGACGCGCGCCGACTTCATCCTCACCAGCGTCGGGACGACCTATGTCGTCTTCGTGCTGATCTTTATCATCGGAGTGTTCCTGCGCCGAAGCACGATCGCGGGGGCGACCATCCAGGGCTTTGCCGGGGCCTATGGCAATATCGGCTACATGGGGCCCGGTCTGGCGCTGCTCGCCTTCGGGGAAGCGGCCGCTGTGCCGGTGGCGCTCATCTTCTGCTTCGAAAATGCGGCGCATTTCACCGTCGCTCCGGCGATGATGGCGTTTGCCGGCGGACGCAGGCAGAAGCCGGTATCGCTCGTCCTCGGCATCGCGCGCCGGATCGTTCTTCACCCGTTCATCCTGTCGACCTTCGCCGGGGTGGCGGCCGCCTTCCTGGCGATCGAGCCGCCGGCACCGCTGCAGCGATTGATCGATTACCTTGCTCAGGCGGCCGCTCCATGCGCGCTGTTCGCGATGGGCGTGACGCTGGCGCTTCGGCCGCTGAAGCGCATTCCCGTCGAGATCGGCTACATCGTTCCGGCGAAGCTCGTGCTTCACCCGGTGCTCATGTATCTGGCGTTGAGTCTTGCCGGCAGCTACGACCCCGTGTGGATGCAGACGGCGGTGCTGCTCGCCGCCCTGCCGACCGCCACCAACGTCTTCGTGATCGGCCATCAATACGGGATCTGGCAGGAGCGGGCCTCCGCGACCATCCTGATCACCACACTGTTTTCCGTCGCGACCGTGACCGGATTGCTCTACCTCATCCGATCAGGCGCGCTGCCGGCCGACCTTTTCCCATAA
- a CDS encoding DUF2726 domain-containing protein encodes MQYRQKSVLFAAPGLVIGVVAVAAAGGMTVGDFEAPELLISALFVGVIVGMAIEQLLSNMRSQEAVIRHPDIADVQARPRNRLRWQGKRSGPKLVAGPWLPRPVPQAPTKLDAPEQLRIVMGANYVIQPLLNKSEARVFKELDRIVISRNPTWQVMAQVSLGEIVRSEDPLAHSCINSKRVDLLLVDGNCQPRHAIEYQGGAHYQGDAAARDAVKKEALRRAGIGYHEVVAGLTTPAELRRLVEKLVDSPAMTQ; translated from the coding sequence ATGCAGTATCGCCAGAAGTCGGTGCTTTTCGCTGCACCTGGACTCGTTATCGGGGTGGTCGCGGTAGCTGCTGCCGGCGGCATGACGGTGGGTGATTTCGAGGCGCCTGAGCTGCTGATCTCCGCCCTGTTCGTCGGCGTTATCGTCGGCATGGCCATTGAGCAGCTCCTGTCCAACATGCGGAGCCAGGAGGCGGTCATCCGTCACCCGGATATAGCCGATGTCCAGGCGCGGCCAAGGAACCGATTACGCTGGCAGGGAAAACGCAGCGGCCCGAAGTTGGTCGCCGGGCCCTGGCTTCCGAGGCCCGTCCCGCAGGCGCCGACAAAACTCGATGCTCCCGAACAATTGCGGATCGTAATGGGGGCGAACTACGTCATCCAACCGCTACTCAACAAAAGTGAAGCACGCGTGTTCAAGGAGCTTGACCGTATCGTGATTAGCCGCAATCCGACATGGCAGGTGATGGCGCAAGTCTCGTTAGGGGAAATCGTCCGTAGCGAGGATCCGCTCGCGCACAGTTGCATTAACTCGAAGAGGGTAGACCTGCTGCTGGTGGACGGTAACTGCCAGCCTCGGCACGCAATCGAATATCAGGGCGGGGCGCATTATCAGGGTGACGCAGCCGCGCGCGATGCCGTGAAGAAGGAAGCACTACGACGCGCTGGGATCGGCTATCACGAGGTCGTGGCTGGTCTCACGACTCCGGCGGAGCTTAGGCGACTGGTCGAGAAGCTGGTGGACAGCCCCGCAATGACGCAATAG
- a CDS encoding cytochrome c biogenesis CcdA family protein, whose amino-acid sequence MSIADVSIWTAVLAGALSFLSPCVLPLVPPYLCYMAGVSVDQFRGGDAATVGSTRRAVLSAALFFTLGFATVFVALGAGASSIGLLLRQYIDLLSRIGGIIIIVMGLHFLGVFRIGLLAREARFHGGGKPATLSGAYIMGLAFAFGWTPCIGPVLGTILGVAAARETVGDGAMLLAIYSLGLAVPFWIAAGFSGAFMRFLMRFRRHLGLVEKLMGALLVLAGLAFLFGFISSVAIWFQQTFPILSQIG is encoded by the coding sequence TTGTCGATTGCCGATGTCTCCATCTGGACCGCCGTTCTTGCCGGCGCTCTGTCCTTTCTTTCACCCTGCGTCCTGCCGCTCGTCCCGCCCTATCTCTGCTACATGGCCGGCGTATCGGTCGATCAGTTCCGCGGCGGCGATGCCGCGACGGTCGGCAGCACGCGGCGCGCCGTGCTGTCGGCGGCTCTGTTCTTCACGCTCGGCTTCGCGACGGTCTTCGTGGCGCTCGGGGCAGGGGCCTCCTCGATCGGCCTCCTGCTCAGGCAATATATCGATCTCCTCTCACGCATCGGCGGCATCATCATCATCGTCATGGGGCTGCACTTCCTGGGTGTTTTCCGCATCGGGCTGCTTGCCCGCGAGGCGCGCTTTCACGGCGGCGGCAAGCCGGCGACGCTGTCGGGAGCCTATATCATGGGGCTCGCCTTCGCCTTCGGCTGGACGCCCTGCATCGGCCCAGTGCTCGGCACCATCCTCGGCGTCGCGGCGGCGCGCGAAACGGTCGGCGACGGGGCGATGCTGCTCGCCATCTATTCGCTCGGCCTTGCCGTACCGTTCTGGATCGCCGCCGGCTTTTCCGGCGCATTCATGCGCTTCCTCATGCGTTTCCGCCGGCACCTCGGCCTCGTCGAGAAGCTGATGGGCGCGCTTCTCGTCCTCGCCGGCCTTGCCTTCCTCTTCGGCTTCATCAGCTCGGTTGCGATCTGGTTCCAGCAGACCTTCCCGATCCTGTCGCAAATCGGCTAA